In a single window of the Labrus mixtus chromosome 20, fLabMix1.1, whole genome shotgun sequence genome:
- the LOC132954750 gene encoding GTPase IMAP family member 7-like: protein MSAMDAETLPVAGQEDQKKEPLRIVLLGKSGAGKSSSGNTILGRHEFKSDMRVVRVTPHCEKGDGTVKDVPVDENGKVEDVLVSVIDTPGFFELDRKEEIMREILKRVKLQEPGPHAFVFVVPVGRMTQEDRDTQTLIEAKFGPRVWDHTVVLFTHGDRLEGKTIRDVIAESDDKFRNFIRKCSGGFCVFNNKKPEEQTQVTRLIEKIQTMVALNGGGHYHNDLYPEEERKIRKRQEAILAERDDEIRIKERELEEHHKDKELEMKKRALWRKEEENARLAAEKQRKRIPDNWNILIRTVCVLVIVIAIILCFYHPEEESTSNAELPNPDVL, encoded by the exons ATGTCTGCCATGGACGCCGAAACCCTACCTGTTGCAGGCCAAGAAGATCAGAAGAAAG AGCCTCTAAGGATCGTGCTTCTTGGGAAGAGTGGAGCCGGCAAGAGCTCAAGTGGGAACACCATCCTCGGGAGACATGAGTTTAAATCAGACATGAGGGTGGTGAGAGTCACTCCACACTGTGAGAAGGGGGACGGGACTGTCAAGGACGTGCCTGTGGATGAGAATGGGAAAGTTGAGGACGTTCTTGTCTCTGTTATTGACACACCCGGCTTTTTTGAGCTAGATCGTAAGGAGGAAATAATGCGAGAGATTCTCAAGCGTGTCAAACTCCAGGAGCCAGGACCTCACGCCTTCGTGTTTGTAGTCCCTGTAGGACGGATGACCCAGGAGGATCGAGATACCCAGACGCTGATCGAGGCAAAGTTTGGCCCTAGAGTCTGGGACCACACCGTCGTGCTGTTCACCCACGGGGATCGCTTGGAGGGGAAAACGATAAGAGACGTTATTGCCGAGAGCGACGACAAGTTCCGCAACTTCATACGCAAGTGCAGCGGCGGCTTCTGCGTCTTCAACAACAAGAAACCCGAGGAGCAGACCCAGGTGACAAGACTCATAGAAAAGATCCAGACCATGGTAGCCCTGAATGGAGGGGGGCATTACCACAACGACCTTTATcctgaagaagagaggaagatcAGGAAGAGACAGGAGGCCATCCTGGCGGAGAGAGATGATGAGATCAGGatcaaggagagagagctggaggagcaTCACAAGGACAAAGAGctggagatgaagaagagggcGCTGtggaggaaagaagaggaaaatgcaaggctggctgcagagaagcagagaaagagGATCCCCGACAATTGGAACATTCTAATTCGCACAGTATGTGTATTGGTAATAGTAATAGcaatcattttatgtttttatcatcCAGAAGAAGAGTCAACCTCAAATGCAGAATTGCCAAATCCTGATGTTCTTTAA
- the LOC132954450 gene encoding GTPase IMAP family member 7-like, which translates to MNSGSMTDAEQEEDPKQEPLRIMLFGKGGVGKSCSGNTILGRHEFKSDMRVVRVTPHCEKGEGIVKDVLVDEAGTVKDVPVAIIDTPGLFEKDSKREEIVRKILKCVKLQEPGPHAFVLVVPVGRMTQEDQNTQAMIEAMFGPRVWDYTIVLFTHGDRLEGKTIKDVVAESDQNLRNFIRKCSGGFHVFNNKKPEEQTQVTRLIEKIQTMVALNGGGHYHNDLYPEEERKIRKRQEAILAERDDEIRIKERELEEDHKDKELEMKKRELWRKEEDNSRLAAEKETMMKSNIRIILSSIILVLLLSGLAFKHQKCGH; encoded by the exons ATGAACTCTGGAAGCATGACCGATGCAGAGCAAGAGGAGGATCCAAAACAAG AGCCTTTGAGGATCATGCTTTTTGGGAAAGGCGGGGTTGGCAAGAGCTGCAGTGGGAACACCATCCTCGGGAGACATGAGTTCAAATCAGACATGAGGGTGGTGAGAGTCACTCCACACTGTGAGAAGGGGGAAGGGATTGTCAAGGACGTGCTTGTGGATGAGGCTGGGACAGTTAAGGATGTTCCTGTCGCGATCATTGACACCCCTGGCCTGTTTGAAAAAGACAGCAAGAGGGAAGAAATTGTGCGAAAGATTCTGAAGTGTGTCAAACTCCAGGAGCCAGGACCTCACGCCTTCGTGCTTGTTGTCCCTGTAGGACGGATGACCCAGGAGGATCAAAACACCCAGGCTATGATCGAAGCAATGTTTGGCCCTAGAGTTTGGGACTACACCATCGTGCTGTTCACCCATGGAGATCGCTTGGAGgggaaaacaataaaagacgTTGTTGCAGAGAGCGACCAAAACCTCCGAAACTTCATACGCAAGTGCAGCGGCGGCTTCCACGTCTTCAACAACAAGAAACCCGAGGAGCAGACCCAGGTGACAAGACTCATAGAAAAGATCCAGACCATGGTAGCCCTGAATGGAGGGGGGCATTACCACAACGACCTTTATcctgaagaagagaggaagatcAGGAAGAGACAGGAGGCCATCCTGGCGGAGAGAGATGATGAGATCAGGatcaaggagagagagctggaggaggatcACAAGGACAAAGAGctggagatgaagaagagggaGCTGTGGAGGAAAGAAGAGGACAATTCAAGGCTGGCTGCAGAGAAGGAGACCATGATGAAGTCAAACATAAGGATCATTTTGAGCTCCATCATCCTGGTGTTACTTCTGAGTGGTTTGGCTTTCAAGCACCAAAAATGTGGCCATTAG